Proteins encoded in a region of the Rothia mucilaginosa genome:
- a CDS encoding GlsB/YeaQ/YmgE family stress response membrane protein, whose translation MGTLIGTIITGAIIGAIARFFMRGRQNISLLWTIVCGAIGAAIGNWAAAQLGVAVTDGIDWMRGILSVFAAMLTISLYLGMTGRK comes from the coding sequence ATGGGCACTCTTATTGGCACCATTATCACCGGCGCAATTATTGGCGCGATTGCACGTTTCTTCATGCGAGGCCGCCAGAACATTTCGCTTCTTTGGACCATTGTCTGCGGCGCTATCGGTGCGGCTATCGGCAACTGGGCGGCCGCTCAGCTGGGCGTTGCCGTAACCGACGGTATCGACTGGATGCGTGGGATTCTTTCGGTCTTCGCGGCGATGCTGACCATCTCCCTGTACCTGGGCATGACCGGCAGGAAGTAA
- a CDS encoding DoxX family protein, producing MSIFKKKEYSAERSATRMARALAVMGALHFIIPDPFDSIVPKYLPGPAHAYTHGSGVAELGTAALLANDKTRRAGGLLAALLFVAVFPANIQMALDARNQSTQRKAIAYGRLPLQLPMICSALKIWRKSK from the coding sequence ATGAGTATTTTTAAGAAGAAAGAGTACAGCGCTGAGCGCTCGGCTACTCGCATGGCCCGCGCCCTCGCAGTGATGGGTGCGCTGCACTTCATCATCCCGGACCCCTTCGACTCGATTGTGCCGAAGTACCTGCCGGGTCCTGCCCACGCGTACACTCACGGTTCGGGTGTAGCTGAGCTGGGCACCGCTGCCCTGCTGGCTAATGATAAGACCCGCCGCGCCGGTGGCCTGCTTGCTGCTCTGCTGTTTGTTGCGGTGTTCCCCGCGAACATTCAGATGGCTCTGGATGCGCGTAACCAGTCCACTCAGCGTAAGGCTATTGCGTACGGTCGCCTGCCCCTGCAGCTGCCGATGATTTGTAGCGCTCTGAAGATTTGGCGTAAGTCGAAGTAG
- a CDS encoding LppP/LprE family lipoprotein, giving the protein MSSTRRRFTDRISLALPALGAALALVVTSCSASTDSAVSGTVVSSSSSASASASATSTQALFPTPSASPSASASASPSASSPAPVPSVVTITVHAEPTASESKSDSKSEAKSESKKDSTCASDSASTVVSKALRDLKNKKNWDQWTNVSASYEGYDPCAELSWIDAVPGSSPSSCCTAAMVHHILLFHRGKFIGTATYEPYSFSPVITRTSDSSIRVTYRYMKEDEKVHNASGRATAEFTWSSSQNKVVMTGEVPPSY; this is encoded by the coding sequence ATGTCTTCTACTCGCCGCCGCTTTACCGACCGCATCTCTTTGGCTCTACCCGCATTGGGCGCCGCTCTAGCTCTTGTTGTCACTTCCTGCTCGGCAAGCACTGATTCTGCTGTTTCGGGTACCGTAGTGTCTTCTTCTAGCAGCGCTTCTGCATCCGCGAGCGCGACCTCCACTCAGGCGCTGTTCCCGACCCCGTCGGCGAGCCCGAGTGCATCCGCGAGCGCTTCCCCGAGTGCTTCGTCGCCTGCTCCGGTGCCGTCGGTGGTGACGATTACGGTTCATGCTGAGCCGACGGCATCCGAGTCGAAGTCGGATTCCAAGTCTGAAGCTAAGTCTGAGTCGAAGAAGGACTCCACCTGCGCCTCTGATTCTGCATCGACCGTGGTGTCTAAGGCTCTGCGCGATTTGAAGAATAAGAAAAATTGGGATCAGTGGACGAACGTTTCGGCAAGCTACGAAGGTTACGATCCCTGTGCTGAGCTGTCGTGGATTGACGCGGTTCCAGGTTCTTCCCCGTCTTCGTGCTGCACCGCGGCGATGGTGCACCACATTCTGCTGTTCCACCGCGGCAAGTTCATTGGTACCGCAACCTATGAGCCGTACTCGTTCTCCCCGGTGATCACCCGCACCTCAGACAGCTCGATTCGTGTGACCTACCGTTACATGAAGGAAGATGAGAAGGTGCACAATGCAAGCGGTCGCGCGACCGCTGAGTTCACCTGGAGCTCTTCGCAGAACAAGGTTGTGATGACCGGTGAGGTTCCGCCGAGCTACTAG
- the tpx gene encoding thiol peroxidase → MAEVTLQNELVIHTNGDLPAVGAKLPEFSVLAADLSEISSADFAGKNLVLNIFPSVDTSVCATSVRTFNKQAAGLENTVVLCVSNDLPFAIGRFCAAEGIENVVTSSAFRSSFGEDFGVKLIDGPLAGLLARSVVVVNPAGEVVYTELVPETTNEPNYEAALAAIK, encoded by the coding sequence ATGGCTGAAGTAACTCTACAGAACGAACTCGTAATCCACACCAACGGCGACCTGCCCGCAGTCGGCGCAAAGCTGCCCGAATTCTCGGTTCTCGCGGCTGATCTCTCCGAGATTTCCTCCGCAGATTTCGCAGGTAAGAACCTGGTGCTGAACATCTTCCCCTCCGTCGACACCAGTGTTTGCGCAACCAGCGTCCGCACTTTCAACAAGCAGGCTGCAGGCCTGGAGAACACCGTCGTGCTGTGCGTCTCCAACGACCTGCCCTTCGCAATCGGCCGCTTCTGCGCAGCCGAGGGCATTGAAAACGTCGTCACCTCCTCCGCTTTCCGCTCCTCCTTCGGTGAGGACTTCGGCGTGAAGCTGATTGACGGCCCCCTGGCGGGTCTGCTGGCACGCTCTGTGGTCGTCGTGAACCCCGCCGGTGAGGTTGTCTACACCGAGCTGGTCCCCGAAACCACCAACGAGCCCAACTACGAAGCAGCCCTGGCAGCTATCAAGTAA
- a CDS encoding AzlC family ABC transporter permease, with product MSISKNSASSQPASQQATQQQVEQVIASALPLTGMLPVVEAPASPDAQGSQQPRESGFAEAMRVAGVIMLGLFFVGIGLGVLVHSYHLPFWVAPLLPVLVFAGSVEFVLIDMMSNHASLFSIAVMTLLINSRHLMYGLSYPIERVRGGLAKFYTVYTLIDEAYALNTGPDRHKLRGSRILWIHAGLHLSVLASATLGYVLGASFLSELKGVDFVMTALFAVLAIDAYQSSKDRTTAAIAGVSAVVGLVLAPQSMLLISMVVYMLLLISRFVVAKRRGTLPEHMLVADEEPAKADAPGHPGASAH from the coding sequence ATGAGCATCTCTAAGAATTCTGCTTCTTCTCAGCCCGCGTCTCAGCAGGCAACCCAGCAACAGGTTGAGCAGGTTATTGCCTCCGCTCTTCCGCTGACCGGTATGCTTCCCGTGGTGGAGGCGCCTGCCTCCCCCGATGCACAAGGCTCTCAGCAACCGCGAGAGAGCGGCTTCGCAGAGGCGATGCGCGTCGCCGGTGTGATTATGCTGGGTTTGTTCTTTGTCGGTATTGGTTTGGGTGTGCTTGTCCACAGCTACCATCTGCCGTTCTGGGTGGCTCCCCTGCTGCCGGTACTGGTGTTTGCCGGTTCGGTAGAGTTCGTGCTGATTGACATGATGTCGAATCATGCCTCGCTGTTCTCTATCGCCGTGATGACTCTGCTCATTAATTCCCGCCACCTCATGTACGGTCTGTCGTACCCGATTGAGCGTGTGCGTGGTGGTTTGGCGAAGTTCTACACCGTGTACACCCTCATTGATGAGGCGTACGCGCTGAACACCGGACCGGACCGCCATAAGCTGCGTGGTTCCCGCATCCTGTGGATTCATGCAGGTCTGCACCTGAGCGTCCTAGCGAGCGCTACGCTCGGCTATGTGCTGGGTGCAAGCTTCTTGAGCGAGCTCAAGGGCGTGGATTTTGTGATGACGGCGCTCTTTGCGGTGCTCGCCATCGATGCTTATCAGAGCTCAAAGGACCGTACCACCGCAGCTATTGCAGGTGTATCTGCAGTGGTTGGTTTGGTGTTGGCGCCGCAGTCGATGCTACTGATTTCGATGGTGGTGTATATGCTGCTACTTATCTCGCGTTTTGTGGTTGCAAAGCGCCGCGGTACCCTGCCGGAGCATATGCTGGTCGCCGATGAGGAGCCTGCCAAAGCCGACGCTCCCGGTCATCCCGGCGCCTCCGCACACTAA
- a CDS encoding branched-chain amino acid transporter permease encodes MNSEVTTGYILAAVFVAAGITFLLRLLPFGLKKALAGSELLDALSHWIPLGAVALLAIYAVAKINYSSFATAAPYLAGLVVTVGVHLWRKNMVLSMVAGTLTCVVLANWVF; translated from the coding sequence ATGAACAGTGAAGTAACCACCGGATATATTCTTGCTGCGGTGTTCGTTGCTGCGGGCATTACTTTTCTGTTGCGTCTGCTCCCCTTCGGTCTGAAAAAGGCTCTGGCTGGCTCCGAACTATTGGATGCGCTCAGCCACTGGATTCCGCTCGGCGCGGTCGCGCTACTTGCCATCTATGCGGTGGCGAAAATTAATTACTCCTCGTTCGCTACGGCGGCGCCGTACCTGGCGGGCCTGGTGGTGACCGTGGGGGTGCACCTGTGGCGCAAGAATATGGTGCTGAGCATGGTGGCGGGTACCCTCACCTGCGTTGTGCTGGCTAACTGGGTTTTCTAG
- a CDS encoding AzlC family ABC transporter permease, which produces MAQTPKRQGAKRQGERLQSAKLQGTRLKGTGAQNDFRLAVADSSVVMLGIAVLGLGLGIILNAHGLPIWTAPLLSALVFAGSVEFLMVGMVSGGAPLASIALTVFLVNARHLVYGLSYPLHNVKGFWAKALAIHTLCDEAFALNSGPDRNERSGARILWVNVLIYVSWVLSVVLGYVLGASFLSSLKGVDFVMVAIFTVLAMDGYRANPDRVTALFVAASAAVALIFAPSSFLVVALGSYVVLLLARFPVAKRRGTLPHRAGHEVAAEAESAAESPIATAESPATAATADAPASTQR; this is translated from the coding sequence ATGGCACAGACTCCCAAGCGTCAGGGCGCTAAGCGTCAGGGCGAGAGACTTCAGAGCGCCAAGCTTCAGGGCACTCGACTTAAGGGCACCGGCGCGCAGAATGATTTCCGTTTGGCTGTTGCAGATTCTTCCGTGGTGATGCTCGGTATCGCTGTGCTGGGTTTGGGTCTGGGTATTATCCTCAACGCGCACGGCCTGCCGATCTGGACTGCACCGCTGCTATCTGCCCTAGTTTTTGCCGGTTCGGTGGAGTTTTTGATGGTGGGCATGGTCAGCGGTGGCGCGCCTCTAGCGTCGATTGCGTTGACGGTGTTCCTGGTGAATGCGCGCCATCTGGTGTACGGTCTTTCCTACCCGTTGCACAATGTGAAGGGTTTCTGGGCTAAGGCTCTGGCGATTCACACTCTTTGCGATGAGGCGTTTGCTCTCAACTCCGGTCCCGATCGTAATGAGCGTTCGGGGGCGCGCATTCTGTGGGTGAACGTGCTGATTTACGTGTCGTGGGTTCTGAGCGTAGTCCTCGGGTATGTGCTGGGCGCGAGCTTCCTCAGCAGCCTGAAGGGCGTGGACTTCGTGATGGTGGCCATCTTCACGGTTCTTGCGATGGACGGCTACCGCGCTAACCCGGATCGTGTGACGGCGCTCTTTGTCGCGGCTTCGGCTGCGGTTGCGCTGATTTTTGCGCCGTCCTCGTTCCTGGTGGTGGCGTTGGGGTCGTATGTGGTGTTGCTGCTGGCGCGCTTTCCGGTGGCGAAGCGCCGCGGTACTCTGCCGCATCGTGCGGGGCATGAGGTAGCGGCTGAAGCTGAAAGCGCCGCAGAGAGCCCAATCGCCACAGCAGAGAGCCCAGCCACCGCCGCTACCGCTGATGCGCCCGCTTCCACACAGCGGTAA
- a CDS encoding OsmC family protein: MAEQNNAEQNNTVQTAEEQKKVYSRQQERRELENYRQTKIERIDRLRYRAYGANGATLDFGVGEGLLTPVELLLAAIAGCSSVDVDAGTSRRSTPEVFEVLASALKQTEDGAVRLDDVEVDFDVRFPEDEQGAKAQKMVDRLIQLSEQKDCTVSRTVEHPTNVSFHNLAD; encoded by the coding sequence ATGGCTGAACAGAACAACGCTGAGCAGAACAACACCGTGCAGACCGCAGAAGAGCAGAAGAAGGTGTACTCGCGCCAGCAGGAACGCCGCGAACTCGAAAACTACCGTCAGACCAAAATCGAGCGCATCGACCGCCTGCGCTACCGTGCCTACGGTGCCAACGGCGCAACCCTCGACTTCGGTGTGGGTGAGGGCCTGCTGACCCCCGTCGAGCTGCTACTCGCCGCTATTGCCGGTTGCTCCTCCGTGGATGTGGACGCGGGTACCTCCCGCCGCTCCACCCCGGAGGTGTTCGAGGTTCTCGCCTCGGCGCTGAAGCAGACCGAAGACGGCGCGGTGCGCCTCGACGACGTTGAGGTGGACTTTGATGTGCGATTCCCCGAGGACGAGCAGGGCGCCAAGGCTCAGAAGATGGTGGACCGTCTGATTCAGCTCAGCGAGCAGAAGGACTGCACCGTTTCCCGTACTGTGGAGCACCCCACGAACGTTTCGTTCCACAACCTGGCTGACTAA
- a CDS encoding amino acid permease — MAQPTETSGAASEATPAEGALKRGLSARHMQMIAIGGAIGTGLFVASGKTISTAGPGGAILAYALIGIMVLFLMQSLGEMAAHLPVPGAFQTYAARYVSPSFGFAMGWNYWFNWAITVAAELVAVGEVMRYWFPDIPSWVWAAGFLVLLTGINALSARSYGESEFWLATIKVVTVVVFLIAGIAMIFGILGGSSPGVSNWTVGEAPFVGGAPAVLAIFMVAGFSFQGTEMIGVAAGESENPRRDVPRALTSVFWRIMLFYIGAMVVIGFLIPYSDPNLLTAADGNINISPFTLIFERAGIAFAAAIMNAVILSAVLSAGNSGLYVSARMLFALAQEGKAPKMFTHINSGGVPMNALLATAAIGAIGFIAALLSPDGAYLWLVNVSGLAGFITWVGIAVAHYRFRRAYLKQGHSLKDLPYVAPFFPAGPIIAFLMCLVVIGGQNYEAFLSGDWAGVLSSYIGLPVIIAVWLVHRVVTRDRIIPLEQIDVSGIEVKASK; from the coding sequence ATGGCACAGCCTACAGAGACTTCCGGCGCTGCATCGGAAGCCACCCCCGCAGAAGGTGCACTGAAGCGAGGCCTCTCCGCCCGCCACATGCAGATGATCGCAATCGGCGGCGCAATCGGCACCGGCCTCTTCGTCGCCTCCGGCAAGACCATCTCCACCGCAGGCCCCGGCGGCGCAATCCTCGCCTACGCCCTCATCGGCATCATGGTGCTCTTCCTCATGCAGTCCCTCGGCGAGATGGCCGCGCACCTGCCCGTCCCCGGCGCATTCCAGACCTACGCGGCACGCTACGTGTCCCCGTCCTTCGGCTTCGCCATGGGCTGGAACTACTGGTTCAACTGGGCGATTACCGTCGCCGCCGAACTCGTCGCCGTCGGCGAGGTGATGAGGTACTGGTTCCCGGACATCCCATCCTGGGTATGGGCGGCAGGATTCCTCGTGCTGCTGACCGGTATCAACGCCCTCTCGGCACGCTCCTACGGTGAAAGCGAATTCTGGCTCGCCACCATCAAGGTCGTCACCGTGGTCGTCTTCCTCATCGCGGGTATCGCCATGATCTTCGGCATCCTGGGTGGTAGCTCCCCGGGCGTCTCCAACTGGACTGTCGGTGAGGCACCCTTCGTCGGCGGCGCACCCGCCGTGCTCGCAATCTTCATGGTTGCAGGCTTCTCCTTCCAGGGCACCGAAATGATCGGTGTGGCTGCCGGCGAATCCGAGAACCCCCGCCGCGACGTGCCCCGCGCACTGACCAGCGTATTCTGGCGCATCATGCTCTTCTACATCGGCGCGATGGTCGTCATCGGCTTCCTGATTCCTTACTCCGACCCGAACCTGCTCACCGCAGCGGACGGCAACATCAACATCTCCCCGTTCACCCTCATCTTCGAGCGTGCGGGCATCGCCTTCGCGGCAGCTATTATGAACGCCGTGATCCTCTCCGCAGTGCTCTCTGCAGGTAACTCGGGCCTGTACGTTTCGGCTCGTATGCTCTTCGCACTCGCCCAGGAGGGTAAGGCACCGAAGATGTTCACCCACATCAACTCCGGCGGCGTGCCCATGAACGCGCTGCTGGCAACCGCGGCTATCGGTGCAATCGGCTTCATCGCCGCGCTGCTCTCGCCGGATGGCGCGTACCTGTGGCTGGTGAACGTGTCTGGCCTGGCTGGCTTCATCACCTGGGTGGGTATCGCCGTGGCTCACTACCGTTTCCGCCGCGCATACCTGAAGCAGGGCCACAGCCTGAAGGACCTGCCCTACGTGGCGCCGTTCTTCCCCGCGGGCCCGATTATCGCCTTCCTCATGTGCCTGGTCGTTATTGGTGGCCAGAACTACGAGGCGTTCCTGAGCGGTGACTGGGCTGGCGTGCTCAGCTCCTACATTGGTCTGCCCGTGATTATCGCGGTCTGGCTGGTGCACCGCGTGGTCACTCGTGACCGCATCATTCCGCTGGAGCAGATTGACGTGAGCGGCATTGAGGTTAAGGCTTCGAAGTAA
- a CDS encoding NUDIX hydrolase: MQKNPQNRVEAAPPAEHSATEHSAIDSAHRVVNVCAVAIRNRDGLVLTVRKQGSDGFMMPGGKPEPGETPLQTACREVNEEIGLTPDPARMHHRGLLEAAALNEAGFTVRAETYEYAPTDEQHEQLAMLVPQAEIAELRWVNPDMSSPSDSVAQAPLNTEQIFPLLARTPLP; encoded by the coding sequence ATGCAGAAGAACCCGCAGAACCGAGTAGAAGCAGCCCCGCCCGCCGAGCACAGTGCTACTGAGCACAGCGCCATCGACAGCGCGCACCGCGTCGTGAATGTGTGCGCTGTAGCAATCCGCAACCGGGACGGCCTCGTACTCACCGTACGCAAGCAGGGTAGCGACGGGTTCATGATGCCCGGCGGCAAACCCGAACCGGGGGAGACCCCGCTACAGACCGCCTGCCGCGAAGTGAACGAAGAAATCGGGCTCACCCCCGACCCCGCCCGGATGCACCATCGTGGACTCCTGGAGGCAGCGGCGCTGAACGAGGCGGGCTTTACGGTACGCGCCGAAACCTATGAATACGCACCCACCGACGAGCAGCACGAACAGCTGGCTATGCTGGTGCCGCAGGCAGAAATCGCTGAGCTACGCTGGGTCAACCCCGACATGAGCAGCCCCTCCGATTCTGTAGCGCAGGCACCGCTGAATACCGAGCAGATTTTCCCGCTGCTGGCGCGCACCCCGCTACCGTAA
- a CDS encoding LOG family protein, which produces MKKTNYNLAVYCGARSGNDPLFTTRAQELGTLCAQNNIGVVYGGGRTGLMGTVAGATLDAGGVVYGVVTHKLVGLEGVYPGQTTLEIVDTMHQRKIAMIDKADAFVAMPGGPGTLEEFFEVFSWQFLDIHSKPVALLNVNGYWDKLIDAMHYMASTGLLNERYLDELIIVTTPEELLDALAKDLERRAAEKNAAE; this is translated from the coding sequence ATGAAGAAGACCAACTACAACCTTGCCGTCTACTGCGGTGCACGCTCCGGCAACGACCCGCTCTTCACCACCCGCGCCCAGGAGCTCGGCACCCTCTGCGCCCAGAACAATATTGGCGTGGTGTACGGTGGCGGCCGCACCGGCCTCATGGGCACCGTCGCGGGCGCAACCCTGGACGCCGGCGGCGTGGTCTACGGCGTGGTCACCCACAAGCTGGTCGGGCTGGAGGGCGTGTACCCCGGCCAGACCACCCTCGAAATTGTGGACACCATGCACCAGCGCAAAATCGCCATGATCGACAAGGCTGACGCGTTCGTCGCCATGCCCGGCGGCCCCGGAACCCTCGAAGAGTTCTTTGAAGTTTTCAGCTGGCAGTTCCTCGATATTCACTCTAAGCCGGTCGCCCTGCTGAACGTCAACGGCTACTGGGATAAGCTCATCGACGCCATGCACTACATGGCGTCCACCGGTCTGCTCAACGAACGCTACCTGGACGAGCTCATCATCGTCACTACCCCCGAGGAGCTGCTGGATGCGCTCGCCAAGGACCTAGAGCGCCGCGCCGCCGAAAAGAATGCCGCTGAATAA
- a CDS encoding pyroglutamyl-peptidase I family protein, with protein sequence MATTPTQARTLLLTYFGPFPGVPVNPTVALAEGAVRALNTARPDLRVVARELPVSYDGSSAALRAALQDVQPDALISLGVAVGRDVVSLEQVAINLDSAGIEDNDGDRRCDEPIAPGGQEAYFSSLPVRASFERLRAAGEPVEISYTAGTYVCNHVFYEGQRISRELGLSIPAGFVHVPATCADGEEATEDTGMTAHRDAGGVVRDEQGIPQLPESTVVRIIAEVASDTLPAVN encoded by the coding sequence ATGGCAACCACCCCCACCCAGGCACGCACCCTGCTACTGACCTACTTCGGACCGTTCCCCGGCGTGCCCGTCAACCCCACCGTGGCGCTCGCAGAAGGCGCCGTGCGGGCGCTGAATACCGCCCGCCCGGACCTGCGCGTCGTGGCCCGCGAGCTGCCCGTCAGCTACGACGGATCCAGCGCCGCCCTGCGCGCCGCCCTGCAGGATGTGCAACCCGACGCGCTCATCAGCCTGGGCGTAGCGGTTGGCCGCGACGTGGTCAGCCTCGAACAGGTCGCCATCAATCTGGACTCCGCGGGCATTGAGGATAACGACGGCGACCGACGCTGCGATGAGCCGATCGCTCCGGGCGGTCAGGAGGCGTACTTCTCCTCCCTGCCGGTGCGCGCCAGCTTTGAGCGCCTGCGTGCGGCGGGGGAGCCGGTCGAGATTTCGTACACCGCCGGAACCTACGTGTGCAACCATGTGTTCTACGAGGGTCAGCGCATCAGCCGTGAACTGGGTCTGAGCATCCCCGCCGGATTCGTGCACGTGCCCGCAACCTGCGCCGACGGCGAAGAGGCCACCGAAGACACCGGCATGACCGCCCACCGTGACGCCGGTGGCGTTGTCCGTGACGAGCAGGGCATCCCGCAGCTACCCGAATCCACCGTGGTGCGCATTATTGCTGAGGTTGCCTCCGACACCCTGCCCGCCGTGAACTAG
- the pgi gene encoding glucose-6-phosphate isomerase, which translates to MTTSIDPTTTSAWSALSAHHKSLTPNLREWFAADPERAQKFSFTADELHVDLSKNLITSETVELLLKLAEEVKLEQAREAMFSGEHINVTEDRAVLHTALRRPEGYTPALTVDGQDVDADVHAVLKKIYAFAERVRNGEWTGITGKRIETVVNIGIGGSDLGPVMVYEALKPYADAGITARFISNIDPTDVAEKVSDLDPETTLFIVASKTFGTLETLTNARVAREWLLSALAEAGALEGKEASEAVAKHFVAVSTALDKVAAFGIDPENAFGFWDWVGGRYSVDSAIGTSLAIVFGPKVFADFLAGFHAMDEHFRTAPLAQNVPVLMGLLNIWNVNFLGAETHAVLPYDQYLHRFPAYLQQLTMESNGKSVRADGSFVNYATGEVFWGEPGTNGQHAFYQLIHQGTRLIPADFLAFANPVHPTKDGEQDVHELFLANFFAQSQALAFGKTEEEVRAEGTAEHVVNARIFSGNRPSTSIMAPRLTPRVLGSLIALYEHITFVQGVVWGIDSFDQWGVELGKKLALDLVPAIEGDREVLERQDSSTASLIDYYLKNRTK; encoded by the coding sequence ATGACTACTTCTATTGACCCCACGACTACTTCTGCATGGTCGGCTCTGTCCGCTCATCACAAATCCCTCACCCCGAACCTGCGCGAATGGTTTGCCGCTGACCCGGAACGCGCGCAGAAGTTCAGCTTCACCGCCGACGAACTGCACGTCGACCTGTCCAAGAACCTGATTACCTCCGAGACCGTTGAGCTGCTGCTCAAGCTCGCTGAAGAGGTCAAGCTGGAGCAGGCCCGCGAGGCAATGTTCTCCGGTGAGCACATTAACGTCACCGAGGACCGCGCCGTGCTGCACACCGCACTGCGCCGCCCCGAGGGTTACACCCCCGCGCTGACCGTTGACGGCCAGGACGTTGACGCAGACGTTCACGCCGTGCTGAAGAAGATTTACGCATTCGCTGAGCGCGTGCGCAACGGCGAGTGGACCGGCATCACCGGCAAGCGCATCGAGACCGTCGTGAACATCGGTATCGGTGGCTCCGACCTGGGCCCGGTCATGGTGTACGAGGCTCTCAAGCCCTACGCAGACGCAGGCATCACCGCACGTTTCATCTCCAACATTGACCCGACCGACGTGGCAGAGAAGGTCTCCGACCTGGACCCCGAGACCACCCTGTTCATCGTCGCGTCCAAGACTTTCGGCACCCTCGAGACCCTGACCAACGCGCGCGTGGCACGCGAGTGGCTGCTGTCCGCACTGGCTGAGGCTGGCGCTCTGGAAGGTAAGGAAGCATCCGAAGCTGTGGCTAAGCACTTCGTGGCTGTCTCCACCGCACTCGACAAGGTTGCAGCATTCGGCATTGACCCCGAGAACGCTTTCGGCTTCTGGGACTGGGTTGGCGGCCGCTACTCCGTAGACTCCGCTATCGGTACCTCCCTGGCTATCGTGTTCGGCCCGAAGGTTTTCGCTGACTTCCTCGCAGGCTTCCACGCGATGGATGAGCACTTCCGCACCGCTCCCCTGGCTCAGAACGTACCCGTTCTGATGGGTCTGCTGAACATCTGGAACGTGAACTTCCTCGGCGCTGAGACCCACGCGGTTCTTCCCTACGACCAGTACCTGCACCGCTTCCCCGCGTACCTGCAGCAGCTGACCATGGAGTCCAACGGCAAGTCTGTTCGCGCGGACGGTTCCTTCGTCAACTACGCAACCGGTGAAGTGTTCTGGGGCGAGCCCGGCACCAACGGCCAGCACGCCTTCTACCAGCTGATTCACCAGGGCACCCGCCTGATTCCCGCGGACTTCCTGGCCTTCGCCAACCCGGTCCACCCGACCAAGGACGGCGAGCAGGACGTTCACGAGCTGTTCCTGGCTAACTTCTTCGCACAGTCTCAGGCTCTGGCGTTCGGCAAGACCGAGGAAGAGGTTCGCGCAGAGGGCACCGCGGAGCACGTGGTCAACGCACGTATCTTCAGCGGCAACCGCCCCTCCACCTCCATCATGGCACCGCGCCTGACCCCGCGCGTTCTGGGCTCCCTGATTGCCCTGTACGAGCACATCACCTTCGTTCAGGGTGTTGTGTGGGGCATCGATTCCTTCGACCAGTGGGGTGTTGAGCTGGGCAAGAAGCTGGCCCTGGACCTGGTTCCCGCTATTGAGGGTGACCGCGAGGTTCTGGAGCGTCAGGATTCTTCGACCGCCTCGCTGATTGACTACTACCTGAAGAACCGCACCAAGTAG
- a CDS encoding NAD(+) diphosphatase gives MTSSSEHTPADTHAPRYLLISHEGETLLNDDGTVHYLTGHDAAEPLTEEAILARSVIRPAAYGADAQKNSGAEVHVLYCEDETLAQVATDLNNPRVRASASGFRYYPVHENPEGRAHYATALARRDYLIDMRYSAYSGEEAPLGSKGIRRTASGEMVFPRIEPAVMALVTSRDGERVLLANNRQWHPNRFALIAGFVDPGENLEEAIAREVYEETGLHALSTEYRMSDVWPFPRSLMICYRVRVDENEPIIHHDGEIRAARWFTAAELREAIAISEERGNSDEDDPAKLELPGTNAVARRMIDEWLAEKP, from the coding sequence ATGACTTCTTCATCTGAACACACTCCCGCTGATACTCATGCACCGCGCTACCTGCTCATTTCCCATGAAGGGGAAACCCTCCTCAACGATGACGGAACCGTGCACTACCTGACCGGTCACGATGCTGCTGAGCCGCTGACCGAAGAGGCCATCCTTGCGCGTAGCGTGATTCGCCCCGCCGCCTACGGTGCCGACGCCCAGAAGAATAGTGGTGCGGAGGTGCACGTGCTCTACTGCGAGGACGAAACCCTCGCGCAGGTCGCTACCGACCTGAATAACCCTCGGGTGCGCGCCTCCGCCAGTGGTTTCCGCTACTACCCGGTCCACGAGAACCCGGAAGGCCGCGCCCACTACGCCACCGCCCTGGCACGCCGCGACTACCTGATCGACATGCGCTACTCCGCCTACAGTGGCGAGGAGGCGCCCCTCGGCTCGAAGGGAATCCGCCGCACCGCCTCCGGCGAGATGGTGTTCCCCCGCATTGAACCCGCCGTGATGGCGCTGGTGACCAGCCGTGACGGCGAGCGCGTGCTGTTGGCGAATAACCGCCAGTGGCACCCCAACCGGTTCGCCCTCATTGCCGGATTCGTTGACCCCGGCGAAAACCTCGAAGAGGCAATTGCCCGCGAAGTTTACGAAGAAACCGGCCTGCACGCCCTGAGCACCGAGTACCGTATGAGCGATGTGTGGCCTTTTCCGCGTTCGCTCATGATTTGCTACCGGGTGCGCGTGGATGAGAACGAGCCCATCATCCATCACGACGGTGAGATTCGCGCCGCACGCTGGTTCACCGCCGCTGAGCTGCGTGAGGCGATTGCCATTTCGGAGGAACGCGGCAATAGCGACGAGGACGACCCCGCCAAGCTGGAATTGCCCGGCACGAATGCCGTCGCCCGCCGCATGATTGATGAGTGGCTCGCAGAAAAGCCCTAG